The Pediococcus inopinatus region CTGCTACCGAAGAAAACCAAATCGCCTTTTTTTCGTGAACCAGTGGAAGCTTTTTTATACTTATTGTATTGAGATTGTGCGGTTCTTGGTAAAGTCTTGTTAACGGATTTCTTGTAAACATACTTTGATAAACCGGAACAATCAAAACGATTGGGACCAACAGCGCCATAAACGTAACGTTTGCCTAATTGCTTATGAGCATAACTATAAACTTTAGAGTAGAGCGCTGTTCCTGGCTTAACTTTAAGATAGCCATGCCAAACCCAGCCAGAAGCCTTACCGTTAGAGCTAATTGCATAATAGTATTGAGTGCGAACACCGTTTCTTAAGATGACACGTGATTTGGTGACCCGCCAAGTGGTTCTTGGATAATTTTTTAAATAGTGGTTAGTTTTGAAACTTACATAAGGTAGCTTACCGTTCAAGTTAAACATGTTGCCTTTAGCACTTGTCCGAACGTAAGGCTTTACGGCCACATTCTTTGTAGAAACCACCCGAAACTTAGTTGCAGCGTGTGCTTGCGTTGTTGAAACGGCGGTGATGCCGATAAAAATAGAAAGAATCGCGAATAGTTTTATTATGTATCTCATGACGTACCCCCGTACTAAATGTTTAATTACTATAATTACGGGTTAAATATTACAACGAAGTAACTAAGCTGTCTCAATGCGATTAAGTAAAGAAGAAGGATTGAAACAAATTGACTAGTATTCAAAGGTAAATTGAGTTAGTAATATCGATTTAAAACAAAAAAAGAGCCACGAAATGGGGACTCTTAATGATTGCAAAATATGAAATTAATTAACATTATCTAAAGGGAATTGTTTTGAAGCATGTTTTTTCTTGAGGAGACGAAGCTGATCTTTCAAGCTCTGAATTTTATCGTCATGCTTGATTTTCCAGTCCTTGTAGGTAGATCGAGTATCCGTGTCACCAATTTCAAGACCAGTTTCAAGCCAGAAAACAGCTTCGGTTAAGCTTGCAAAATTCTTCATCCATAATGTGTGACCGTTGTCCGAATCAAACGCAACGTATGATTTATAGTGCTTTGTAAGGTAGGTGTGCTTCATGATTTTGAAAGCTTTACGCTGCCTTGTCAGTTTGTAATCGGGTAAAATAAAATGGCCTTGTGATTTGAGTTCTGGAACGTTGTTATTGCGCTTTTGTTCTTTATAATCGGTTAAAAATTCTTTAGCTGTTGGTTCGGTGATTAGTTCAACATCGATTTGACTCATGGTCATTCCCCCTAGGATATAATAGTTATATTTTACCATAAGAATTAATTTTTTACTCATATAAACCCAGTAATTAGTACAATTTTAAGAGAGTTTTAAAAAAATAACTGCATTTCGTAGAGCTTCCGTATTGAGTATTTTGCAAAAATCTTCTATAATTTTTAGTAGATAGAGATTATTCATTATTATTAATATACATACGAGCCTTGTGGTAATAAGTCAAGTATGTAAAAAGCTTTGTTTTTATTATTAATCAGTTCTTGAGAGTATAGCTTCCCCAGCCCACTAAAACAGTTAATTTAGCGGGTTAAGAAGGGACTCAGTATCGTAAACTCGAAAGCTATACCACTTTGGGTGGTATATAAAATTGATGGTTTCTAAGCAAGACTTCCACCAATCTTACAAGCTTTCGTGCCGTCAAGACAATAGCTCGACGATGACGATACTTGGGTACCTCTTCATATTTTTTGTGGTAATAGCGTTGGTAAGTAACATCATAACGTCTTATCGAGTTGGCAGCTTCAACTAGATAATAACGAAGATATTGATTACCCTTACGAGTTCGTGGTGTAGCTTGACGAACGCTTGTGCCTGATTCATGTGGTAACCAAGCCAGGCCAGCATACTTGGCAATATGACTTTCATCGGGAAAACGTTCAATTTGACCAATTTCTGCCACAATACCAGCCGCATAAACTGGGCCAATACCGGGAACACTAGTTAAACAATTGATATCTGTGATTTGAGTAGATATCTGTGTAATTGTTTTATCCAAAACTTGGATTTGTTTTTTTAACATCCGAATTTCATTCGCATAGACCGCCAAAATTTCATCAACAGAATCTGTTACGACTTTTGATAGGCGATAAGAAGAACGGGTTGCTTTCTTAATAGCTTTAGCAACGGCTTCGGCATCACCAAACTTACCGTGAGCTAACTGTTGAAGATGGGTGACTAATTCATCAAGAGGTAGCGCCGCTGCCTCGTCCAAGGTTAACTCTTCATCAGTAATTAGGGTCATCATAGTTGAACCAAAAACGGATGTTGGCAGCTCCCGTTCTAACGTATTACAACGATAATAAAGATTATTCAAAAAATGATTTTTAGAATCAGTCATTTGTTTAACCAAGTGATAACGTTCCCGTGTTAGACGTTGCAAAGCCACATAGTTTTCTTGGCG contains the following coding sequences:
- a CDS encoding C40 family peptidase, translating into MRYIIKLFAILSIFIGITAVSTTQAHAATKFRVVSTKNVAVKPYVRTSAKGNMFNLNGKLPYVSFKTNHYLKNYPRTTWRVTKSRVILRNGVRTQYYYAISSNGKASGWVWHGYLKVKPGTALYSKVYSYAHKQLGKRYVYGAVGPNRFDCSGLSKYVYKKSVNKTLPRTAQSQYNKYKKASTGSRKKGDLVFFGSSKKRITHVGIYVGSGKMIDAQNRGVITEKVASPWWHCVGYSRPATLY
- a CDS encoding IS110 family transposase, producing MNLYLGIDVGKNKLDFCALDSDQHCRFQDETTNDLNGAVKIKQVILTETKTHHYEKITVGMEATSVYNFHPMTFFAEDSELQALGLSVITINPYTSHHFSQLFDDGKTDAIDAKQLADLLRIKPLGTSVARQENYVALQRLTRERYHLVKQMTDSKNHFLNNLYYRCNTLERELPTSVFGSTMMTLITDEELTLDEAAALPLDELVTHLQQLAHGKFGDAEAVAKAIKKATRSSYRLSKVVTDSVDEILAVYANEIRMLKKQIQVLDKTITQISTQITDINCLTSVPGIGPVYAAGIVAEIGQIERFPDESHIAKYAGLAWLPHESGTSVRQATPRTRKGNQYLRYYLVEAANSIRRYDVTYQRYYHKKYEEVPKYRHRRAIVLTARKLVRLVEVLLRNHQFYIPPKVV